In Aminobacterium sp. MB27-C1, a single genomic region encodes these proteins:
- the purH gene encoding bifunctional phosphoribosylaminoimidazolecarboxamide formyltransferase/IMP cyclohydrolase, with the protein MAATKRALISVFDKEGIEEFAKSLVERGWEIVSSSGTAKKLREAGLEVIEVSDLTGFPHILGGRVKTLHPLISGGILARRHLESDLKDVENFKIPLIDMVVCNLYPFEEVAKKGATIDELLENIDIGGVTLIRASAKNYPHVIILTDPSDYKAVLDELDAEGCVRTATRQKLALKAFAHTATYDGTITEGLSAEIGVEKELHEELNFSLKKKQELRYGENPHQKAALYTPALKELPWEQLSGKPLSYNNILDLDCAMRGASLLQDAPGALVIKHTTPCGMAYGATIKEAYEKAFRCDSLSAFGGVVGLSRPLDMETALVISEHFTEVILTPDIDEDTLNYFKEKKPSLRILKWQGGRVLPWQITSTWSGFLMQEDMLPPLPNPDKGTWIGKRRDDLWNDMLLAWKVAALSKSNSVAIVKDKEAVGIGMGFCSRVFAVDFATQQAQEKAQGAVMASDAFFPFADGVEAAAKAGIVAIIQPGGSVRDEEVFKRTEELGLSMFISDWRTFRH; encoded by the coding sequence ATGGCTGCAACTAAAAGAGCCCTTATCTCTGTTTTTGACAAAGAGGGCATTGAAGAATTTGCTAAAAGCCTCGTAGAAAGAGGTTGGGAAATTGTTTCAAGTTCTGGAACCGCTAAAAAACTTCGTGAAGCTGGACTTGAGGTTATTGAAGTTTCAGATCTTACAGGTTTTCCCCATATTTTAGGTGGACGAGTAAAGACACTCCATCCCCTTATCTCTGGAGGAATTCTCGCACGTCGCCATTTAGAAAGCGACTTAAAGGATGTTGAGAACTTTAAAATTCCTCTTATCGATATGGTGGTTTGTAACCTATATCCATTCGAAGAAGTTGCAAAAAAGGGAGCAACCATTGATGAGCTTCTTGAGAATATAGACATTGGTGGCGTTACACTCATTCGTGCCAGCGCAAAGAATTATCCTCACGTTATTATTCTTACTGATCCGTCAGACTATAAAGCGGTGCTTGATGAACTTGATGCGGAAGGTTGCGTACGCACAGCAACACGCCAAAAACTGGCTCTTAAGGCATTTGCCCATACTGCCACCTATGATGGAACAATCACAGAAGGTCTCTCTGCAGAAATTGGCGTAGAAAAAGAATTACATGAGGAGCTCAACTTCTCCTTGAAGAAAAAGCAGGAGCTTCGTTACGGAGAAAATCCTCATCAGAAAGCTGCGTTATATACACCCGCACTGAAAGAATTGCCTTGGGAGCAACTTTCTGGTAAACCTCTTTCCTACAATAATATACTTGACTTGGATTGCGCCATGAGAGGTGCTTCCCTTTTGCAGGATGCACCTGGAGCTCTTGTTATAAAACACACAACTCCATGCGGAATGGCATATGGAGCTACAATAAAGGAAGCTTATGAAAAAGCCTTCAGATGCGACTCTCTCTCTGCCTTTGGAGGAGTTGTCGGCCTTTCCCGTCCTCTTGATATGGAAACGGCCCTTGTTATTTCTGAACACTTCACAGAGGTAATCCTCACTCCTGATATTGACGAAGACACTCTTAACTATTTCAAAGAGAAAAAACCTTCTTTACGTATTTTAAAGTGGCAGGGCGGCAGAGTCCTTCCATGGCAGATCACAAGTACGTGGAGCGGCTTCCTCATGCAGGAAGACATGTTACCTCCCCTTCCAAATCCTGATAAAGGCACATGGATTGGAAAACGTCGTGATGATCTGTGGAATGACATGCTTCTGGCATGGAAAGTTGCAGCTCTTTCAAAGAGCAATTCGGTTGCTATTGTTAAAGATAAAGAAGCAGTCGGTATTGGCATGGGTTTCTGCAGCCGCGTTTTCGCTGTTGATTTTGCTACACAGCAGGCACAAGAAAAAGCGCAGGGAGCCGTTATGGCCAGTGACGCATTCTTCCCCTTCGCAGATGGCGTAGAAGCAGCTGCTAAAGCTGGGATTGTAGCTATTATTCAACCAGGTGGCTCAGTACGAGACGAAGAAGTTTTCAAGAGAACCGAAGAATTAGGCTTAAGTATGTTTATCAGTGACTGGCGAACATTCCGTCATTAA
- the purN gene encoding phosphoribosylglycinamide formyltransferase translates to MTRVAILISGTGTNMATILNKINKGDLPCDVAFVASDNPNAGGLHYAESIGVKTVVLPYKAQSREDAEEFLHELCISEHIEWIVLAGFMKILSSKFVRRWENKIVNIHPALLPSFPGTNGIKDAWDYGVKITGVTIHLVDHGVDSGIILAQKAVPIENQDTLESLTVKIHETEHLLYWKTLKKLFEGSYSFCERRSIDGCN, encoded by the coding sequence ATGACTCGTGTAGCCATCCTCATTTCTGGAACTGGCACGAATATGGCAACAATACTCAACAAGATTAACAAAGGCGACCTCCCATGTGATGTTGCTTTTGTTGCAAGTGATAATCCGAATGCCGGAGGACTTCACTATGCAGAGAGCATAGGCGTAAAAACAGTTGTTCTTCCTTACAAAGCGCAATCAAGAGAAGATGCAGAAGAATTTTTGCACGAACTTTGCATTTCCGAACATATTGAATGGATCGTTCTTGCCGGTTTCATGAAAATTCTCTCATCAAAATTTGTGCGTCGTTGGGAAAATAAAATTGTTAATATACATCCGGCTTTGCTGCCTTCTTTCCCGGGAACAAATGGGATAAAAGATGCTTGGGATTATGGGGTAAAAATCACAGGTGTTACAATCCATTTAGTCGACCATGGTGTTGACTCTGGAATTATTCTGGCTCAAAAGGCAGTACCCATTGAAAATCAAGATACTCTTGAAAGTCTCACCGTGAAAATACATGAGACAGAGCATTTATTATATTGGAAAACTCTGAAAAAACTTTTTGAAGGTTCATATTCTTTTTGTGAAAGGAGATCTATCGATGGCTGCAACTAA
- the purM gene encoding phosphoribosylformylglycinamidine cyclo-ligase: protein MSLSYKEAGVDIDGGNKWVKTIGRIMSSLPKNPNVVGGIGGFSGLYKINDDILLAGCCDGVGTKLEVAKLASDYSGLGQDLVAMNVNDLITCGAQPLFFLDYIACGRLNETVLEPIVKSVAEACEESTCALLGGETAEMPDVYPETGIDLAGFAVGMVSPKDVIDGHNVEEGDVLVGLPSSGVHSNGYTLVRKVLLEGENALSIDVTLPELGEPLSKALLRPTRLYPKIVMKTVKKAPIHGMAHITGGGLEENIQRVLPSGLTLHVDFSSWKRPAIFEVIANAGVEEKEMRHVFNLGIGYTFILPASEADDFMKILTEEGEHPVLFGEVCRS, encoded by the coding sequence ATGAGCTTGAGTTATAAGGAAGCCGGAGTTGATATTGACGGTGGTAACAAATGGGTTAAAACCATTGGCCGTATTATGTCATCTCTGCCTAAAAATCCGAACGTAGTGGGTGGAATCGGCGGTTTCAGCGGCCTCTACAAGATAAATGATGACATTCTCCTTGCTGGATGTTGCGACGGAGTGGGAACAAAACTTGAGGTTGCCAAACTTGCATCTGATTACAGCGGACTTGGTCAAGACCTCGTTGCCATGAACGTTAACGACCTCATTACATGCGGAGCCCAGCCTCTCTTCTTTCTTGATTATATTGCGTGCGGTCGTCTCAATGAGACCGTTCTTGAACCTATTGTCAAAAGCGTTGCCGAAGCTTGCGAGGAAAGTACATGTGCCCTACTTGGAGGAGAAACGGCAGAAATGCCCGACGTATATCCCGAAACAGGCATAGACCTCGCAGGTTTTGCCGTCGGAATGGTTTCCCCTAAAGATGTAATAGATGGGCACAATGTAGAAGAAGGAGACGTGCTTGTCGGCCTTCCGAGTTCCGGCGTTCACAGCAATGGTTATACTCTTGTAAGAAAAGTCCTTTTAGAAGGCGAAAATGCCCTATCGATAGACGTTACGCTTCCAGAGCTTGGAGAGCCTCTTTCGAAAGCTCTTCTTCGCCCTACTCGCCTCTACCCTAAAATTGTTATGAAAACCGTTAAAAAGGCACCAATTCATGGTATGGCCCATATAACGGGAGGCGGACTTGAGGAAAACATACAGAGAGTTCTTCCCTCAGGTTTAACGTTACACGTCGACTTTTCATCGTGGAAACGTCCTGCTATTTTTGAGGTTATAGCCAATGCAGGTGTTGAAGAAAAAGAAATGCGTCACGTATTTAACCTTGGAATTGGATATACATTTATTCTTCCTGCCTCAGAAGCTGATGACTTTATGAAGATATTAACTGAGGAAGGAGAACATCCCGTACTATTCGGTGAGGTTTGTCGGTCATGA
- the purF gene encoding amidophosphoribosyltransferase yields MCGIFGAYTRNGGPVLEDVYLGLYALQHRGQESAGVAWVDENNAVRTQKGSGLVHLALDQSELAKIDTRCAIGHVRYSTAGGSDPRNIQPLTASNSKGSVAVSHNGNITNAEALKQYLENRGSIFQSLTDTEVLLHLMAHQPHKPTIDAFVDSLRRLRGAYSLAMILEGKLVAARDPWGFRPLSIGQRDNIIYVSSETCALDLVGAQLVREVSPGEVVVIDKEGIHSIKIPVQTKRHYQCSFEYVYFARPDSIIAGRSVYAVRKALGHCLAKRAPCPSADMVTGMPDSGTIASMGFAEGSTIPYEKAIVRNRYVGRTFIDPTQRVRELGVRIKLNPICNLIKNRKLVVIDDSIVRGTTSQRIIAMIRDGGADEVHVRISSPPVCFPCYYGIDTPSRVELAAARMEIEELRKIIGADSLEYITQEDLINAIGLPRNELCTACFTGEYMEGDTQDELEL; encoded by the coding sequence ATGTGCGGAATCTTCGGCGCTTACACTAGAAACGGAGGCCCCGTTCTCGAAGATGTCTATTTAGGCCTCTATGCTCTTCAGCATAGAGGGCAAGAATCTGCAGGAGTGGCCTGGGTAGACGAAAACAATGCAGTACGAACACAAAAGGGAAGCGGGCTTGTCCATTTAGCCCTTGACCAGAGTGAACTTGCAAAGATAGACACTCGATGTGCAATTGGTCATGTTCGCTACTCCACTGCCGGTGGTTCCGATCCTCGAAATATACAACCTTTAACAGCTAGTAACTCAAAAGGTTCTGTAGCTGTTTCTCATAATGGAAACATAACGAATGCTGAAGCGTTAAAACAATATTTAGAGAATAGGGGCTCTATCTTTCAGTCTCTCACAGATACAGAGGTGCTTCTGCACCTAATGGCTCATCAGCCCCATAAACCAACTATTGACGCCTTTGTCGATTCGTTACGACGACTTAGAGGGGCGTACTCTCTGGCAATGATCTTAGAGGGAAAACTTGTAGCTGCAAGAGATCCCTGGGGATTCCGTCCCCTTTCAATAGGTCAGCGTGACAATATTATTTATGTCTCTTCTGAAACTTGTGCGTTAGATCTTGTTGGGGCTCAATTAGTTCGGGAGGTTTCTCCTGGTGAAGTTGTTGTCATAGATAAAGAAGGAATCCATAGCATTAAAATTCCTGTACAGACAAAACGACATTACCAGTGTTCTTTCGAGTACGTCTATTTTGCTCGTCCTGACAGTATTATTGCAGGTCGTTCTGTTTACGCCGTCCGTAAAGCGTTGGGGCATTGCTTAGCAAAAAGAGCTCCTTGTCCGAGCGCTGATATGGTTACAGGAATGCCAGACAGCGGAACTATTGCTTCTATGGGATTCGCTGAAGGTAGTACTATTCCTTATGAAAAAGCTATTGTTCGTAACCGCTACGTTGGACGTACTTTCATTGATCCGACACAACGGGTAAGAGAACTTGGCGTACGTATAAAATTAAACCCAATCTGCAATCTTATTAAAAACCGTAAATTGGTTGTCATCGACGATTCCATCGTTAGAGGGACAACAAGTCAACGAATTATCGCCATGATTCGTGACGGAGGAGCAGATGAAGTTCACGTACGTATCTCTTCTCCACCTGTATGTTTCCCCTGTTATTACGGCATAGATACGCCCAGCAGGGTGGAACTGGCAGCAGCTCGAATGGAAATAGAGGAACTTCGTAAAATTATTGGGGCCGATTCTCTCGAATATATTACCCAAGAAGATCTTATCAATGCGATAGGATTGCCCCGAAATGAATTATGTACTGCCTGTTTTACAGGAGAATATATGGAAGGAGACACACAGGATGAGCTTGAGTTATAA
- the purL gene encoding phosphoribosylformylglycinamidine synthase subunit PurL, translating into MDYRLAGLREDEYEEMKRVLGREPNENELRIMGVMWSEHCSYKSTKHLLRNFPTKGEKVVLGPGENAGVVDVGDGWGAAFKAESHNHPSAVAPYQGAATGVGGIIRDILALGARPAASMDGLFFGDPENKRTQNLSEGIVAGIGGYGNAVGVPTVGGKTAYDTCYTDNPLVNAFNLGLVRLDQLVSSQTAKPGLRVLILGSKTGRDGIAGAAFASAELSDDTKSSRPSIQIGDPFAEKLLIEACLELRDKNLIVSMQDMGAAGITSSSSEIAAKSGVGMILHFDKVPLREEGMTPWEIALSESQERMLLIIEPDDFDEVAVIAKKWGLDCTDIGETVPGDQYTILWDSEIVAQMPASLIGDKCPGIHWPSKRPEDLEKRWDFEIETLPLPEDFNETVLNLVTSPSLSDKKWVYEQYDQMVQVNTVQGPGAPVSVIRIKDSKRLVAMAMESDPWKCYLDPYRGGAETVARSIRALAVAGATPLGLTDCLNFPSPENPEQYWELEEVVHGMSDCCKELECPVVSGNVSLYNESSTQRILPTPVVGTVGVIDTPEHYLRSGAWQEGDHLFLVGAMNAPLNGSQYLLRTTGKNQGRPLPFTPETEKDFRDRALKVAHEELAHSGRPLAGGGLAVALAKEAIMTGIGAAMKMSFPTRLDVFLFGEGTPRAIYAVPSNKVVQFRLIWNGFPFVELGRIGGNYLTLENIFDLPVPVLTEKWEGR; encoded by the coding sequence ATGGATTATCGACTGGCTGGATTACGTGAAGATGAATATGAAGAAATGAAACGTGTTCTTGGCCGCGAACCCAACGAAAATGAACTCAGAATCATGGGGGTTATGTGGTCAGAACATTGCAGTTATAAATCGACGAAACACCTTTTGCGCAATTTCCCTACTAAAGGGGAAAAAGTAGTGTTAGGGCCTGGGGAAAATGCAGGCGTAGTTGATGTAGGTGACGGATGGGGAGCTGCTTTTAAAGCAGAAAGTCATAACCATCCATCAGCTGTTGCCCCTTACCAGGGAGCCGCTACCGGTGTTGGCGGAATTATCCGCGATATTCTCGCATTGGGTGCAAGACCGGCAGCTTCCATGGACGGACTCTTCTTTGGAGATCCTGAAAACAAGAGGACTCAAAACCTTTCTGAGGGAATCGTAGCCGGAATAGGCGGCTATGGAAACGCAGTCGGCGTTCCTACAGTAGGCGGGAAGACAGCATATGATACATGTTATACTGACAACCCTCTTGTTAACGCTTTTAATCTCGGTCTGGTTCGACTTGATCAGCTCGTTAGTTCACAGACAGCAAAGCCTGGCCTCCGCGTACTCATTCTTGGCTCAAAAACAGGACGCGACGGCATAGCCGGAGCAGCTTTTGCTTCTGCAGAGCTTTCTGATGATACGAAGTCAAGTCGCCCATCTATACAGATTGGAGACCCTTTCGCAGAAAAATTACTTATTGAAGCTTGTCTTGAGCTAAGAGATAAAAATCTAATCGTCAGTATGCAGGATATGGGTGCGGCAGGAATTACATCATCATCCAGTGAAATCGCCGCAAAAAGCGGTGTCGGCATGATTCTTCACTTCGATAAAGTTCCCCTTCGTGAAGAAGGAATGACTCCCTGGGAAATAGCACTTTCCGAGTCACAAGAACGAATGTTGCTCATTATCGAGCCTGATGATTTTGACGAAGTCGCAGTAATCGCCAAAAAATGGGGACTCGATTGTACTGATATAGGAGAAACTGTTCCAGGTGATCAATATACTATTTTATGGGATTCAGAAATAGTTGCTCAAATGCCTGCTTCATTGATTGGCGATAAGTGTCCCGGCATTCACTGGCCTTCAAAACGTCCGGAAGACCTTGAAAAACGATGGGATTTTGAAATTGAGACCCTGCCATTACCAGAAGATTTCAATGAAACAGTTCTGAATCTCGTAACATCTCCATCTCTTTCTGACAAAAAATGGGTTTACGAACAATACGACCAGATGGTGCAGGTTAATACGGTTCAGGGCCCTGGCGCTCCTGTCAGCGTTATTAGAATAAAAGATTCTAAGCGCCTTGTTGCCATGGCTATGGAGTCGGATCCTTGGAAATGCTATCTTGATCCATATCGTGGCGGAGCTGAGACAGTGGCGAGATCAATCAGAGCCCTCGCCGTAGCAGGAGCTACCCCTCTCGGTTTGACTGACTGCTTGAATTTCCCCTCTCCAGAAAATCCCGAACAATATTGGGAACTGGAAGAAGTTGTTCACGGAATGTCTGACTGCTGCAAAGAGCTTGAATGTCCTGTCGTTTCAGGAAATGTAAGCCTCTATAATGAAAGTTCCACTCAGCGAATTCTCCCCACACCTGTTGTAGGGACTGTAGGGGTTATAGATACTCCAGAACATTACCTCCGAAGTGGCGCTTGGCAGGAAGGCGATCATCTTTTCCTTGTCGGTGCTATGAATGCGCCGTTGAATGGAAGCCAATATCTTCTGCGCACCACTGGGAAAAACCAAGGACGTCCATTGCCCTTTACTCCAGAAACAGAAAAAGATTTTCGTGATAGAGCTCTTAAGGTAGCCCATGAGGAATTAGCTCATAGCGGTCGTCCTTTAGCTGGTGGAGGCCTTGCCGTAGCATTGGCAAAAGAAGCAATCATGACAGGAATCGGTGCCGCCATGAAGATGTCTTTCCCCACCCGTCTCGATGTATTTTTATTTGGAGAAGGAACTCCTCGGGCTATTTATGCCGTTCCTTCAAACAAAGTTGTTCAGTTCCGTCTTATATGGAATGGTTTCCCCTTTGTTGAGCTGGGAAGGATTGGTGGAAACTACCTTACACTTGAAAATATTTTTGATCTTCCCGTTCCCGTTCTTACAGAAAAATGGGAGGGTCGTTAA
- the purQ gene encoding phosphoribosylformylglycinamidine synthase subunit PurQ yields MKAQVIVFPGSNCDQDVVYALRHVVGATVETLWHGEKELPSGTDLVVLPGGFSYGDYLRTGAIASLSPIMDAVHKYAEEGGLVLGICNGFQILTETGLLPGALLPNKTLRFICKPCYLRVERNDLPFTLNYTKGQIVQFPIAHHEGLFYLPENELNELEKNNQVVFRYASVNGEVSEEHTPNGALNNIAGIINKKGNILGLMPHPERASEKLLGGEDGALMWQSINAWINKAGV; encoded by the coding sequence GTGAAAGCACAAGTTATTGTCTTTCCTGGAAGCAACTGCGACCAGGATGTCGTATATGCCCTCAGACATGTTGTGGGAGCCACAGTAGAAACCTTGTGGCACGGAGAGAAAGAGCTGCCTTCTGGCACTGATCTTGTCGTTTTACCTGGAGGATTCTCTTACGGTGACTATCTTCGTACGGGCGCTATAGCTTCCCTTTCTCCAATCATGGACGCCGTACACAAATATGCTGAAGAGGGAGGCCTTGTTTTAGGAATATGTAATGGTTTCCAAATTCTTACAGAAACTGGCCTCTTACCAGGTGCATTGCTCCCCAACAAAACTCTTCGCTTCATTTGTAAGCCATGCTATTTACGGGTAGAACGCAACGATTTACCCTTTACTCTCAATTATACGAAAGGTCAGATCGTTCAATTTCCCATAGCTCACCATGAAGGCCTTTTCTATCTTCCCGAAAATGAACTCAACGAATTGGAAAAAAATAATCAAGTTGTATTTCGTTACGCTTCGGTCAACGGGGAAGTTTCAGAAGAGCACACACCTAATGGAGCTCTGAACAATATTGCAGGAATTATAAATAAAAAAGGAAATATCCTCGGACTTATGCCACACCCTGAAAGAGCGAGCGAAAAACTTCTTGGCGGCGAGGATGGAGCACTCATGTGGCAATCAATCAATGCATGGATAAATAAGGCAGGTGTCTGA
- the purS gene encoding phosphoribosylformylglycinamidine synthase subunit PurS: protein MSFLVKLLIYPKEGVLDTQGKAVASSLTSLGYTALKSVRVGRYIQLSINSDTAEDARKQVENMCDDLLVNSLIEDFSIIAVEA, encoded by the coding sequence ATGTCATTTCTTGTAAAACTTCTCATTTATCCCAAAGAAGGCGTACTTGATACCCAGGGCAAGGCGGTAGCCAGCTCTCTTACATCTTTAGGCTATACAGCTTTAAAAAGCGTTCGTGTAGGTAGATATATTCAACTCTCTATCAATAGCGACACTGCAGAAGACGCCCGAAAGCAAGTAGAGAACATGTGTGATGATCTTCTTGTCAATTCACTTATAGAAGACTTTTCCATCATCGCAGTGGAGGCTTAG
- the purC gene encoding phosphoribosylaminoimidazolesuccinocarboxamide synthase, whose translation MEKRELLYEGKAKKMYSTNDPNLILVEYKNDLTAFNAQKKDSIEGKGSLNNAISSSLFTYMKNNGIPNHFVEKVDDTHQIVKKVSILPVEVVVRNITTGTLCKRLGVEENIHLPHPLVEFYYKNDELGDPLILEDHAELFGWATREQIVFMKETSLKVNKLMSAYFDSLNIILVDFKLEFGVDTEGQIILADEMSPDTCRFWDKTTMQKLDKDRFRKDLGDVLGAYREIWRRVSEKEGK comes from the coding sequence ATGGAAAAAAGAGAGCTCTTGTACGAAGGCAAGGCCAAAAAAATGTACAGTACCAATGATCCAAATCTCATTCTTGTGGAATACAAAAATGACCTTACAGCATTTAATGCTCAAAAAAAAGATTCTATCGAAGGTAAAGGTTCACTCAATAACGCTATTAGCTCATCTCTTTTCACCTACATGAAAAATAACGGGATTCCTAATCATTTTGTTGAAAAAGTTGACGATACACATCAGATCGTCAAAAAAGTTAGCATCCTTCCCGTAGAAGTTGTCGTTCGAAATATAACGACTGGTACTTTATGCAAACGCCTCGGCGTTGAAGAAAACATCCACCTTCCGCATCCTCTTGTAGAGTTTTATTATAAGAACGATGAACTGGGAGACCCACTTATTCTTGAAGATCACGCAGAACTCTTCGGGTGGGCTACAAGAGAACAGATTGTTTTTATGAAAGAAACAAGTTTAAAAGTAAACAAACTAATGAGCGCATATTTTGACTCTTTAAATATTATCCTCGTCGATTTCAAATTGGAATTTGGTGTTGATACAGAGGGGCAAATTATTCTTGCTGATGAGATGTCCCCTGATACATGCCGGTTCTGGGATAAGACAACTATGCAAAAGCTTGATAAAGATAGATTCCGCAAAGATCTCGGAGATGTTCTTGGCGCATACAGAGAAATCTGGCGTCGCGTATCAGAAAAGGAGGGCAAATAA
- the lepA gene encoding translation elongation factor 4 has product MDLSRIRNFCIIAHIDHGKSTLADRLIESTGTVEIRKMKAQLLDSLDLERERGITIKLVPVRMQYKSKDGNNYILNLIDTPGHVDFTYEVSRSIASCEGALLVVDASQGVEAQTVANAYMAVDHGLEIIPVVNKIDLPSAHPEAVQKEIEEIVGIDATDAILASAKEGTGIEEILERIIEQVPPPEGDPNASLQALIFDSVYNNYRGVICYVRVVNGTIKAGQTVRFMVTGSSYQIEEVGVFRPLFEPVESLSAGEVGYVIANIKTVAEAHVGDTITDDERPAVKPLAGYKKVKPVVFCGFYPVERDDYPQLRDALEKLTLNDSSITFEPESSEALGFGFRCGFLGLLHMDVAKERLRREFGVELVATAPNVIYEVTTKGNTVIEAHRPSDFPDISDIEEVREPIIRLTMFLPSEFVGKVMQLCQDKRGTFVSMDYLSPERVRLVYDLPLAEFILDFHDKLKSQTRGFASLDYEYRELKAADLVRVDVLISGEAADAFSFICHKDAAFHRGQAVVRKLKELIPRQLFEVPIQASVGRRIIVRQNVKALRKDVLAKCYGGDISRKRKLLEKQKEGKKRMKQLGKVSIPQEAFLAFLKVDEDDEQ; this is encoded by the coding sequence ATGGATCTTTCAAGAATTCGCAATTTTTGTATTATTGCTCATATCGATCATGGGAAATCAACGCTGGCTGATCGTCTTATTGAATCTACGGGTACTGTAGAAATAAGAAAGATGAAAGCACAGCTCCTTGATTCTCTTGATTTAGAACGAGAACGAGGAATTACCATTAAGCTTGTTCCGGTACGAATGCAATACAAAAGTAAGGATGGCAACAATTATATTTTAAATCTCATTGATACTCCAGGACACGTGGACTTTACTTACGAAGTGTCTCGATCTATAGCATCATGTGAAGGAGCGTTACTCGTTGTTGATGCTTCTCAGGGCGTTGAGGCACAAACAGTTGCAAATGCCTACATGGCTGTTGATCATGGACTAGAGATTATTCCTGTTGTTAATAAGATTGATCTTCCATCGGCTCATCCTGAAGCGGTGCAAAAAGAGATAGAGGAGATTGTTGGAATCGATGCTACTGATGCGATTCTGGCAAGTGCTAAAGAAGGTACGGGAATTGAAGAAATTCTTGAAAGAATAATAGAGCAGGTGCCACCTCCTGAAGGCGATCCTAATGCATCATTGCAGGCTCTTATTTTTGATTCTGTCTACAATAATTATCGAGGTGTCATTTGCTACGTTCGAGTTGTCAATGGCACAATCAAGGCAGGACAGACTGTTCGTTTTATGGTAACGGGCTCTTCCTATCAAATAGAGGAAGTAGGAGTTTTTAGACCATTATTCGAACCTGTAGAGAGTCTTTCGGCTGGAGAAGTGGGATATGTCATCGCAAATATAAAGACAGTTGCAGAAGCCCATGTGGGAGATACTATTACTGATGATGAAAGACCTGCTGTTAAGCCTTTGGCCGGGTATAAAAAAGTAAAACCAGTTGTGTTCTGCGGTTTTTATCCAGTAGAAAGAGACGATTATCCTCAACTTCGCGATGCTCTTGAAAAATTAACATTGAACGATTCGTCCATAACTTTCGAACCAGAGTCGTCTGAAGCTCTCGGATTCGGTTTCAGGTGTGGTTTCTTGGGGCTTTTACATATGGATGTGGCTAAAGAACGGTTACGTCGTGAATTTGGAGTTGAGCTTGTCGCTACGGCGCCTAACGTAATATATGAAGTAACGACAAAAGGGAATACTGTTATAGAAGCTCATCGGCCTTCTGACTTCCCTGATATTTCTGATATAGAAGAAGTCAGAGAACCTATTATTCGCTTGACAATGTTCCTTCCATCTGAATTTGTAGGTAAGGTTATGCAGCTTTGTCAGGATAAGCGCGGGACATTTGTGTCGATGGATTATCTTTCCCCCGAACGTGTTCGACTTGTATATGATTTGCCTCTGGCAGAATTCATTCTTGATTTCCACGATAAACTGAAATCTCAAACGCGAGGTTTTGCTTCTCTTGATTATGAATATCGTGAATTAAAAGCAGCGGATCTTGTGCGAGTGGATGTTCTTATTAGTGGTGAGGCTGCTGATGCTTTTTCCTTTATTTGTCATAAAGACGCGGCTTTCCATAGAGGACAAGCTGTTGTAAGAAAGTTGAAGGAGCTTATCCCGAGACAGCTTTTCGAAGTTCCCATACAGGCTTCAGTGGGCCGACGTATTATTGTGCGGCAGAATGTAAAAGCTCTTCGTAAAGATGTTTTGGCAAAATGTTATGGTGGAGATATTTCTCGAAAGAGAAAGTTGCTAGAGAAACAGAAGGAAGGCAAAAAGAGAATGAAGCAGTTGGGAAAAGTTTCAATTCCACAAGAAGCCTTCCTTGCATTTCTTAAAGTTGACGAGGATGATGAACAATAG